The genome window CAGTGTGCACGCTAGTAGctcacacagacacactatatatatacatgcatacctTGACTTGCTGGTGAGCTGAGTCCACAAACGGACCCATCTACagtaaggggggggggggaggataTGATTACACAACACTGGACACTGAACATGTGCTGTACGTGACTACGAATACCAACTATTGTACAAAGCCTAACAACGGAAGCTCCTCTGTAGCTTTCATGATCAAGAAGCTGGAGCCAAAGAGCTTCGGCTTCTGAGCTCCTCAACAGCACTATACTAGAACTTCTGTTGGAGTAGGAAGGCTTGCTGCATCAATAGCTGATTAAACTCACAAAGGTCATCTCAAATGAAGAGCTAGCTATCGCAAATTCAAAAGGTTGCCTTTACCAGTTtacacacacagcttactGCACTTTTTTGAAAATACCTACCAACCTTTGACTGGCCATAGCTTGGCTAAAAatcaaaactaagagatgcattctgtagctcttagGAAggcctatcatatggtatgCTTAAATCAAAGTTCTGGGAGGAGCTACACGACGCACACACACTAAGAGAGGGTTTGTGTAGACCCACCAGTATTAGCACATGAGGCCTGTCCCTCTGGACTAGCTCCAGTAGATCCCTCAATGGTTGGAGGTCTAGATTGTCAGTGGTGGTGAATGGACCCACAGCTGTCATCAGGGTGAATCCTagaggggtgtggttaggTAGTGGGTGGAGTCATACGATATAATCTCTTACCAGAGATGGAGGGCTCGGACCTTGAGACAGGGGGAGGTGGTACACCctggagtgtgggtgtgtgggagtgtgtgtggagtgtgggtgtgggaaGGAGTTAtgggatacatgcatgtacacaaaataatactacaatataatattattgtagaaATCTTTCGTTTAAGTAATGAAGATTTTACAAACTATGCTGCACCTGGTCGTATATCTTGGATGCTACCAGTGTGTTACTGTGAGAGTTGTTGATACCCTCGACAGCAATCACCTAGTGGGAGTAGGATACACGTTagtcacacacccacaccacacctcaCACGCTCGCcttcacacatcacacaccctctccacacctccacacatcacaccttcccacaccacacaccacctcaCCTGTCCTGGGAAGAGAGAGCACTGTACATTGTCCGGTACGACcatcttcacacacacacccttctGACGCACACTCCCGCCCACTCCCTCCAGGAGACAGGAGCGAGCGTTGaggtgcccctccccctcacacaccaccacaccaGTGAACACACCACCCTCCTGAATTAAATAAAATTTATTATATTTCTGCACAATAGGCCTCCGTAATAATGCAATCATAGTTAGTAAAAGATAACTAGATCCTAGTCACACAACCTCTACGGTGATTTAATTACCGGAGAATTTTCGTCCAATGAGAGTGGCTCTGGTAATCGGTTGTGCTGACAGATCTCATCACCAAAGCTCCTGATACGATCCAtcaaaactgcatcacaaacacACATCATAGTACAGTGGAACgtttattatacatgtgtatatgatCGCTATAGCGTTAAatgaagcatctttgaacgacCATAACTTTACATTTAGGTCCATTGaattggtccaataacgttaattttatgaaaGAGTTTGATAAGATGGAGTCTTAAAatctattttgggcctgtttttaaCAAAATACTGTGACCTTTTTAGAAGgtactgcacatgtacagactTACTGAATGACTTCTCAGAGGGCTTCTGGAACATGTACTGGTTGGACTCCTTCAATGGGTTGTCTCCGTGTTGCCTAACAACCACGTCCCTGTGAGCCTCCCTCCAGCTACCCGGGACAGTGCAGTCATTGAGAGAGGCCACCACTCGTCCAGACATCCTCCTCTCACCATACTTGCCAGAGGGGGGTGTgctggagggggcggggcaaAGAATTAATGTGTGTACTGCTCATGTATACCTTAAAGTGAATATTTGAAGCCTTCTTGAAGAGGAGGTTGAAACTATAGAAGCTCTAATAAATGTACTAATGAGTGAAGCCACTTTCACATTCCGTCCTTTTCACCCctgagcccccccccctcttaaTTGGCGGACCCCCTGGGCCTACCCACTATACAGGGCTGGCTTTCTCAAATGTACTTGCGTTCATCTTCAATATCCAGAgttcatgaactcttgatattgAAGATAAACGCAAGTGTTATTCTGTAGTGTACGTATATTAGTCTTCTGAGGAGGAAGGATAAATTAACTGTACTACTATTCTGCACGTACCTGTTctcagtcatgtgactgtaaGGGGTGGTGGGCATGGCACTACGAGTGTGGCcgttagtgggtgtggccccGTTACTGTGTGAGACGGAGGAGGGGCCGTTGCGTGTGTTCCTCATCTTATTGGCTggattagtgggtgtggtcacctCCACAGCACGCTTTTGACTCTTCTGTAGGGGAAGGAGAAAGTAGATTATATACAAGAACGGAAGCAACAGTTGAACACACCATCTTCTCTGCATCTGCTGGTGTAGCGTACTGGCCAAAAATGCCATCATCAAATCTAGAAGAGAAAGatcacagcacacacacacacacactctcacacatgAAACAATATCATCTTACATCGTCTGCACTATGCATATCAGCACACCCAGTAACAATCGAAAAATGAAAATACAGCTAGTTTATTCAACAAATTTGAGAGTTCCACtgacacacctcacacacccctcacacttcACACCCCTCACATGCTAGCCAGGTCGTCCTTGGTGTGCATCttagccacgccccctttaGTCTTAGCCCCACCCCTCCGAGGGCCGGGGGTCCTACGACTCTGAGCTCGTAGTGCTATATCAAACCGTTCCAGATTAGAGAACTCAAGTTCACAATTGCCATTTTGTGTCGCAAAGGCAACCCACTCGTTACACAGAGCAGCCGGGTCCAGGTTATAGTCATGTGACAGCTCACTCACTGCAgggtggaggcaacaaagggGAAGATGATGTTATGAAGAAATTTATAACTAGATATTATTACTGCATGCGCATACTCTCAATTTATAGTACTTGTTAAAATAATCGCCAGGGCTCGTTTAAATGCTTGATTTTTACGTATGGGACTCATAAACCGTGCAGGGATACAGTATCggctcattataattatatagacacacCCAATACACTCACATCTCTCTAGAATGGAGTCTTGTTTGACTTGTATGTCGAGTATGCTGAACTCCTCCATAATCTCATTGTACACAGCAGTAGCCATTGTCCTCCAGAAGGTGTGAAGATTAGCAGAGAAGAAAGAGGAAAGAAGAAAGAACCAATCTTATTAAACGAAAAGCAGCGGCCAGAAAAAGAGTAATTTTGAAAATATATAGCTCGTATTGCATATAGCGCAGTGTCGACCCTTACCAATATCAATTATACAGCCCAGAAAACGACTGGCCAAGAGATTTTATAGACCACCATCAGCTCCACCATGGCACTAAGAAGATCTCATTGCTACGGGAACGTGTTGAGACAGAGCAGAGCAGCTGCCAGATTCTCACAACCCTCCATACTACCTCTCTTCCCCATGGTCTCATGTTCACCACCATCAGTGGTTCCCTCACGACCAGACTACAGGGAACTGATCAGTTATAGGTCATACGCAACAGAACAACCATCCGATGATCAACAAAAACCCGTCGTCGAACCTAAATCAAATCGAGAGAAAGTTAAACTCCTTGTGAAAGAGTACGGGCCGGTGGGGTTTGCGTTCTATATGGGTGTGTCCTTCACCTCGCTGGGAACCTGCTATGTCTTGGTCTCCAAGTGCGTGCACTCTTAATTTTACTAATGGCATGCATTAACTTAATTACCAACCAGCCATTGTAACCTCTATCTCCCAAGTTCCTCATATTAGTTGCCTAACCTTGATTATTGTCCCCCtcacccccacaccacacacataccgcccacaccacccccacacaaacaGTGGCCTGGACGTAGAGAGAGTACTCACCTACCTCAACGTGACCACCTCTGGGACTAGTAAGGGAGCATCAACATTCGCCATTGCTTACGTTCTGCACAAGGTTCTGTTACCCCTGAGGGCTGCAGTCACAGTGGGGGGGCTGCCCCTGGTCGTTAGGAGACTACGCTCTATGGGGTGGATGAAACCAAAGAACAAGAGCTAAATAACTTTtttaaattatataattaggCATTTTTCCTGTATGCATATCATGTTGCAGAATTATTACATTtggctattaattttattctgtgccttgtatataattaaccAAAGACAATCAAACATTATTATCATGATTTGAACAAATCTGCTCTTAAAATAGTTACCAATAAAACTTGGTTCAGTGTGACAAAAAATAAAGATTATTAGTGCTTGATAAGAAATTTATGAGATGCAGTGATGATTACTGACATGTGACGTATAATGatctccacccacccacacacacacacactcccttGAAAAGGGTGAAGTGTAAAAACCTAAAATTTTAcagttaatataattatatatggagTGATAGTGTTTTATTTCTCTTGGCTCTGATTGAACTGATCCAAAAGATCAAAGTCTTCTTGACGACCCAGTGTTCTacgaactgtgtgtgtgtgtgtgggcgggggttAAGGTATTGTATAATATGTGTACGTTGTAAAGTGTGTGTACGTGGGTGGAGGTATACTGATTGCAACGAGCCTGTAGCAGTACTTACTGATTTTCTTCTTGTCGTTCTTTCCTTTCTTCTTATGCCGTATACCTGATCTCAGTTTCTTCTTCTCGTCCTTTACGACCTGATTAGCGAGCAGTGCCACAAGGTCGGCTGCATCAGAGTCCACGTCCTCCCCACGTATTGCTTGGATCCTGTCTTCCTTCTTTCTCGTATCCTTATCACGTCCAGCCATACTTCGAAGCTTGCCCTGAAATACAGAGAAATAATCATTAACAACAAGCTACAGAGACATCAATACTGTGGTTCATACGTACACCATATATAGCGCTAGGTGTAGTagtcatgcatataattatagtgcattgGATTAGGCACAAAACCAATGAGGGCAACTATCTGGTTAGATGGCAGGAGTAAGTTTATTATCTAACATTAGATACAAGTATACAGATTGTGGCATATAGTTGGTGTGCTGACTCGCTGGCTTAATGGTTACTGAGAGAAGGTGTGCAACTAACAGTATTAATATCAACAAACTCACAATCAGCTTCCCTCTCTTCTTGTTGCGTTCCTTCTCGTGTTTAATTCTCTCCAGTTTGGCCTGCACCTTGTCATGCGTTGTCCTGTATTCCATCGCAAAGTCACTCAACATCTTGCAGAACCCACTTACCTGTACAACACAGACACAGTTAATGCACACACAAGCTTGAAACACAAGTACTATAGTTTATGGCTAATAACATATTCTGACTTATACTTGTAAGCCAAACAGAATAATAATCCCCACTCTCCCGGGTTCATTTCCCGGGTTCATTTCCCAGGCTCATTTCTTCCACTCTATTTTTTTACCCTTTCTTCAGCTCACTCTTTTCCCCTTATCAGGATAATCGTTTGCAAGTTACAGAGGAGTCGTTACATTGCAGTATAATGAATATAGTCTACTAAGAACTATTTCCATCCAACTCACTTGGTGTTTCTCTGCCTGTGCCGGGTTGAGGCCCATAAACACGTATAACGTGTTGAACCGGTTCATGACCCTCCGATGCACCACCTGGAGGACCTTTAGACTCTCGGCCGCCTCTGATAAGAACTTTGCACTCTTCATTTTCTTTTCTGTGGAGATTGAGTTAGTGAAAGACTCTTGTTTAGCAATGGCCCTCAAGTGTTCCCAGGATTGGGTAAGGTCAGAGTGTAGCTTCTCAAGGAGGCTTTCGGTGTCTTTCCAAtccatctgtgtgtgtgtgtgtgtgggtgtgtgtgtgggtggggggggttACAGTCAACTATCAGTGTTCTACAGATTGTGTACTTTGTCAACAGCTCAGGTAAGaatgtcaatataattatactacaagAAGACATCCAGGTAGGAGGATAGCGTACACACAGCTGCTCGTGAAATCAGATCATAATTAATAAACATGACAATTCGATATCTAAGTATGTGGTATTGGGACCCCCCACCTCATGCCCAtgatctaactattatttagagtCAGCACCTCGATCCCCCCTCCCTAAGAGTCATACAGTAAGCCAGTATAGCTATAAGTAGCGCACCTTGGCCACTCTGTGAACGTGAGGCAGTTCAGAGTAAAGATCTGTACTATTAGGGAACTGATCAATGACAAGCTCCACCAGATGAGTCATGAGGGACACCTTCTTGGCAGTGTCCTTGACATCAGCCACTCTGTTCAGATACTCCAGGTCAAATGCTTCCACTTCACGTCCATTAAGGAAGTTTCCAATTGATAGTAAACTGCCCAGGGCAAGTTTGAGAGTGGGGCTACTCATGATGTCAGCGATAGACTTCTTGACATCCATTAGAGCGTCTGCaaactcctgtgtgtgtgtgtgtgtgtgtgggggggggggggggtaatgacTGTGGGGAGTATATGCATATGAATATGAAACCTGCATAGGGAGAGTATAAACCAAAATGTACTCTCAAAGTGTACGTAGCATTGAAAAGTTACATCCTTAGATATAGGCCTTTCAAAGGCCTACAAAATGTGAACAATTAATACTGAAGTGATGAGCACGCAAAGTTAACCATCAAATGGCTCATCTCGAGAATAAAGGTATATAGTCACCCTACATGCTCTACTAAGCCCCGCCCACCATCCTCACCT of Halichondria panicea chromosome 9, odHalPani1.1, whole genome shotgun sequence contains these proteins:
- the LOC135340781 gene encoding DNA polymerase alpha subunit B-like isoform X1 is translated as MATAVYNEIMEEFSILDIQVKQDSILERLSELSHDYNLDPAALCNEWVAFATQNGNCELEFSNLERFDIALRAQSRRTPGPRRGGAKTKGGVAKMHTKDDLASIFDDGIFGQYATPADAEKMKSQKRAVEVTTPTNPANKMRNTRNGPSSVSHSNGATPTNGHTRSAMPTTPYSHMTENSTPPSGKYGERRMSGRVVASLNDCTVPGSWREAHRDVVVRQHGDNPLKESNQYMFQKPSEKSFILMDRIRSFGDEICQHNRLPEPLSLDENSPEGGVFTGVVVCEGEGHLNARSCLLEGVGGSVRQKGVCVKMVVPDNVQCSLFPGQVIAVEGINNSHSNTLVASKIYDQGVPPPPVSRSEPSISGFTLMTAVGPFTTTDNLDLQPLRDLLELVQRDRPHVLILMGPFVDSAHQQVKDCQIPGDMTFTKFFEERILKPITTACADRSKVILIPSQRDIHHPYAVYPQPPLPIPHTRHTLHNYSDPTTLTVNGVCVGVTSTDVLFHLSARTMFKGPSGDRMARIASHTLQQKCYYPLLPVYRRDDHSTASQHTPTTSASNQTPATMETDDDTTELNVNLIDAFENGQALLPVKPDILILPSDLKPFIKVLDGCVCVNPGRLTKRTTGGTFMKVIVPDLPSNKTDLSRNIGVQIIHI
- the LOC135340781 gene encoding DNA polymerase alpha subunit B-like isoform X2, with protein sequence MATAVYNEIMEEFSILDIQVKQDSILERLSELSHDYNLDPAALCNEWVAFATQNGNCELEFSNLERFDIALRAQSRRTPGPRRGGAKTKGGVAKMHTKDDLASIFDDGIFGQYATPADAEKMKSQKRAVEVTTPTNPANKMRNTRNGPSSVSHSNGATPTNGHTRSAMPTTPYSHMTENSTPPSGKYGERRMSGRVVASLNDCTVPGSWREAHRDVVVRQHGDNPLKESNQYMFQKPSEKSFILMDRIRSFGDEICQHNRLPEPLSLDENSPEGGVFTGVVVCEGEGHLNARSCLLEGVGGSVRQKGVCVKMVVPDNVQCSLFPGQVIAVEGINNSHSNTLVASKIYDQGVPPPPVSRSEPSISGFTLMTAVGPFTTTDNLDLQPLRDLLELVQRDRPHVLILMGPFVDSAHQQVKDCQIPGDMTFTKFFEERILKPITTACADRSKVILIPSQRDIHHPYAVYPQPPLPIPHTRHTLHNYSDPTTLTVNGVCVGVTSTDVLFHLSARTMFKGPSGDRMARIASHTLQQKCYYPLLPLPDYPPQLLPPTALT
- the LOC135340801 gene encoding protein FAM210B, mitochondrial-like, coding for MALRRSHCYGNVLRQSRAAARFSQPSILPLFPMVSCSPPSVVPSRPDYRELISYRSYATEQPSDDQQKPVVEPKSNREKVKLLVKEYGPVGFAFYMGVSFTSLGTCYVLVSNGLDVERVLTYLNVTTSGTSKGASTFAIAYVLHKVLLPLRAAVTVGGLPLVVRRLRSMGWMKPKNKS